The genomic region TTCTACTCACCTGTAAATACAGTTTGTTGTCCTTGACAATAGCGTCCAAAAGTTCTTTCTGTAAAGCAGGCTCagaattcaatttcaattatttCCCAAACAGTCCATCATTTATGCTTTGTCCTGTTATGTCCCATTTCCGGTACATTACCACATAAGCGGTGTCTTTGGGGAAGCGATTAGTAATGTCTTGCACTGATTGAAGGATGTGAATGTCACTCTGCTGTCATTAAAAAGAAGCCAATCCTTGGCCTCATTGCTACTACTTGGTAGAGACTCTTCCTTCCTTCAGGGAAAAGTAGTCCACCTGATGCTGTGCTCCATCCTCTTGACTGATGTTATGACTGTAACAGTAGTAGTGACCGCTTTCTGATGACAACCCAGAATGCATCACGGACTGAGCTAAGGATATAGGGGTACCGACTCCactgtcatttttttcttttgtgtttatgTGGTCTGCTCTATTGAGTCCCTCCTTTTCTTCCTCGTCCATTGAGATGGTTTAAGCTTTTTAGCTAGGTTCTCACTGCTCTCAGCAGAATCTACATGCAGAGGAGAGGAGGTGCATGAGGAACACTTTTTTGTGTGACGGAGGCATGTGGACAGGAAGCCTCATAAGTGGTGGAATCGTGACATTATCCAGGATCTTCCTGCGGACGTGACATTTAGCATCATAAGGAGAATCGCAGCAAGGTCAGGATCAGGTATTCTGGTGCTGCCACCACCTTCATAGACCTCTCTGCCCGTTGGAGGGAGCTACACTTCTCACAGAATAGGCATTCTCTTCATCCAGGATCTCCGGAGCAAGAAAATAGTCACCAGGTCAGGCACGGAGAAAGGTGGATCATTTTTCACTATAACAACATGTGCATTGTTAAGCGCAGCTTTGTCCAATTTGGACTCAGGAATTTCACTTCCACCAATGATAGACCCCATCTGCTTACATTCTTCTGAAGGCCCCTCTGTCTGAGGACTGTTCTGAGGGGCAGCGTGGGGACAGAAGGCCAAAGAAGGTCTGTAAAAGGCTCCTCTTTTCAGAAATACTGCCGCACTGCATGCAACAAGTACTATTGATTAGCTTCCCCACCAAACATCCATTCGATCAGAGTCCTGCCCATCGTTTCCAAATTTAGTTTCTTTCAGAGTTGATGGCGTCTTGGTCCCGCTTCTGATCAGTTGCGTCTTTGCTGCTTGTGTTAGGAGCGGCGGCACTTGGCTTAGCTGATTCAAGGACCTGAAGTGTTTTCTCCTCTCATGTAACCTTAACATCAGATGTGTCAGGGGAACAAGACAATACACATATGCATTATTATAATTTGTGTTACTATAGATATTTTATCAACACTTAATCACTATTATTAGAAGCTCTCAgtcaaataatttatttgaaaAACATCATTTACATCAGTAATTTCAGTTATGGTGTcgtgaacacttttttttttaatatgtaggAAGACCAGCAAGtacattttatttctttaatttaaatttaaagcCTATGTAATCTTGTCATTTTGCTATTAATTAGGTTTAATTTGGTTGCTTAAAAATAGTTGTTTAATTACATCTATACCTGTCTAGCAGAAAGCGAAGATACTCAGAACAGTCCTGCTGAGAGCCTACTTTGAACCAGGAGACGGGATGCCTCAAAGAAGTTTTTAGGAGTGTATGCTGCCCTCTGCAGGACACAAATAGAAGGTACGTTGAAGCACCACTTCCTATCTCGCATTGTTGAGGAACGTCATAAACATTGTGCATTGCGGCTCCACAAGGGGACTCAGACCTGTGTGTTGTGCGAGAAAAGCAAACAGCAGCTGGAGCCTTTTCATGAGGTTGTTGGAACTGTTAAGACGTAACGATAAAACACGCCTCCTGAAACTGagacccaaaaagaaaaaaagttaatTACTTATATGTTTCACAGTATAATGGTCAACAAATACCAAAGTTTGTAGTGCACGGAACTCACTCTGTTGCCATGAAGAGGGTCTGGATGATGCTGTTCATGTAGCAGGTGTTCCCCAGGTTGACCAGGCCTGTTTTGCCGTTTCAGATTTTCCAGTTTGCCTTAAAATACCAGAAGCAAAAGTGTTGGACTGAGATGTCCAGGCACTTTGATTCAGCACCAACTTTATCTTCTCCTCTGCTGGTCGTGGGAGATCCtggtaaaagaagaaaaaaaagttattttgttaCAGAACAGTCTATATATCAAAAGGTGGAAAGAAAGTTATTGTTAAAAGAcaagtttaaatttttttttaaacaaagttaCCCTTATTCAAATTAAATCATGAGCAATAACCTGAGCCACCTACTCACCTTTAACAACCATGTCAAGAGAAATTCtgactttaaaaaaacaacaacaaaaaaaaacttgaaaaggAAATTTTATATATAAGGCTGTAAGTATGC from Thalassophryne amazonica chromosome 15, fThaAma1.1, whole genome shotgun sequence harbors:
- the usp38 gene encoding LOW QUALITY PROTEIN: ubiquitin carboxyl-terminal hydrolase 38 (The sequence of the model RefSeq protein was modified relative to this genomic sequence to represent the inferred CDS: inserted 17 bases in 13 codons; deleted 4 bases in 4 codons; substituted 2 bases at 2 genomic stop codons) codes for the protein MDKILEGLVSSDHPVSLKKVFVKKVVEAADKEVSTEQCQALFTLTTRLILLGEDVFHKQVGFQVLEAYARYHRLEFEHFFSKDFALSLLQQGYDQLDRKEPAVIDYIHFCLRLLISCPSVLEIFSVIQVEILRLVCERPEPALCARLSTLLSDFVNAXPKRQTCVLFCQQLVRTISSFHCLSSQEQELREYVGQVQKVSALLQSIWKANPATLLPSLQEVFAIISSQVRCFCLPSCDPSIALASLVXYIPVKMITVLIKSLTTDQNXKDANMTKALCRMIDWLSWPLAQHVSTWVIALLKGIAAVQKFTILIDVTLLKIELVFNRLWYPIMRQGALAVLSHMLLSFQHSPEAFHLVVPHVVSLVKSLRTCGLPSSQAFLLQFTELMHCMMYHYSGFPDLYXHILEAIKDLPRPAEEKIKLVLNQSAWTSQSNTFASGILRQTGKSEXGKTGLVNLGNTCYMNSIIQTLFMATDFRRRVLSLRLNSSNNLMKRLQLLFAFLAHLQRAAYTPKNFFEASRXSWFKVGSQQDCSEYLRFLLDRYRXEEKTLQVLESAKPSAAAPNTSSKDATDQKRDQDAINSEXKLNLETMGRTLIEWMFGGKLINSTCCMQCGSISEKRSXFYRPSLAFCPHAAPQNSPQTEGPSEECKQMGSIIGGSEIPESKLDKAALNNAHVVIVKNDPPFSVPDLVXYFLAPEILDEENAYXCEKCSSLQRAERSMKVVAAPEYLILTLLRFSYDAKCHVRRKILDNVTIPPLMRLPVHMPPSHKKCSSCTSSPLHVDSAESSENLAKKLKPSQXDEEEKEGLNRADHINTKEKNDSGVGTPISLAQSVMHSGLSSESGHYYCYSHNISQEDGAQHQVDYFSLKEXEESLPSSSNEAKDWLLFNDSRVTFTSFXSVQDITNRFPKDTAYVVMYRKWDITGQSINDGLFGKXLKLNSEPALQKELLDAIVKDNKLYLQEQELNARTQALQAPSSSCSFRPNGSDDNNPPGSCGPSGGGGGGGSFNTISRLVF